The nucleotide window aggaacccgcatcgctgcttgcagctatatttattaaattattattattaaatccACATAATTCCCTCTCCACTTTTCATCAAAGACGTACTGAAAAGACAAATATCTATTCAACATGAATATATCTGACAACAGTATTACTAACAACAACAAGAATATAATTGCAGACATATTCTATTTACAGCTGTTTTGCAAAACATAGTAGTTGAACAGAGTATTTAATGGTGGACAGTGTACTAGTTATTATACGtggtttcaacaccatagtCCCTACTGACATTACACCTCAAACCATTTCTTATCCAGGCACACAAGTGTCAACTAAACAGTGGCTGTTTCCTTGTTGGCTGTTGCATCAGTTGGAAGGAGATTGGACATCTGATCCTCGAAAGTGTCATCTTTGGGTCTGGGTAGGGCAAaaggtaaacaaacacacacaagcacacacatacacacacactgtatcagcAATCCTCTCAAAACCACACAAAAAAACCTTGTCTGTTTATAATATTCAGGAGAAACCCTGACCTGTTGGGGAACTCAATGTCATCGATGGTGTCAGGAAGAGGAACTCCCCTGGTCTCAGGAAGCAGCAGGACCAGCCCTCCTGCTACAAATGCCAGGCAGCCTGTAcgacacacacgtagacacacacacacacaaactcagcaACAGCACAACACAAAGCGGGGTCTTCAGAATACCAGTTGCATCCCCCACCGTGTCTAACAAGGCTGATCTAGATCCTACATGTGATAAGATGGCAGATAGCAGcctcagccccacctccactcctcctccactcctcctccattcctccactcctcctccacttctccattcctcctccactcctcctctctcctcctccactcctcctccagtcctcctccactcctccatatTCCAATTCTGGTCTACAGAGGAAAACGCTACAACGTGTTTATTATGTGTCTTTTGCAAAGCTATACAATGCTGGACCCACCAAAGATGATAAGGGGCAGCTCCAGCCAGATGACAGCCAGCCTGTAGAGCAGGAAGGGAGCCACGATGCCTCCGACATCACACAGAGTCGAGCACACGGACACCCCCAGGTTCCTGCATGCAGACACACGACCACAGAGACGCGCATTAACCTTTTCAGCTATAGCCCACATACAGCATGGTGTGTGGAtcactgaaccaccaatcacCTCCATTATAAAACAGACTCGGGCCTTACCTGATAAAAGTGGGGTAAAGCTCGGTGTTGACAAACACCACCATCTCAAAAGCCATGGTGATGCCTAGCCTGCCGATACAGGCCACGGCTGTCTTGAACCAGAACATAcctgagaaggagagggagaacactGGAGATAACTGCAGATACATCGCAAGAGTCAGGGGTaaagaatacatttaaaaaataatgtTTGTACTGGTAAATGATGATTGATACCTGTACATATTCTCTCTTTGAATTCAAGTCATCATCCATCCCTATCTTGAATTCTGGGGACAGAAGTTCTATTTAACAGACTCACTGTCAGGTATGAAGGCGGTGATGATACAGGAGGCTCCAGCCACTATGTTGGCGGTGGCGAAGGGGAGACGGCGTCCGATGCGCTCGATGGtaaagaggatgaggaaggcagcGGGTAACTCTACCAGGCCCGAGATCAGGAAGTCGAGGTACACATTTCCTCCCAGGATGCCCAGCCTCATGATGAGCCCCTGGTAGACCACCGCGCTGGTGAACCTGATGGGTCAGCGGGCACAAATGACGTTGTTAGGTTTACGTCTAGTGAAGCTTAAAACGGATTCAGAGAATTAAGGTATAACTTAAAATTATTCTGAATATTCTTTAAAgggggtcattgactgcaaaaccgagtttaccttgtcatagttgaataacgacagttcggtgtgtaaaatggacatacagtgaatctcaaagtccattgacacctctttcctatctaaatctcacaatttgaaactgctgctgtaaaacAAGTAGTTACAAAAAATCTCCacctttttggctctggtctgtacctttgtcacgccccaaaagaCAATGTAGgcctaaagcaggatttgctttgaagctgttgctgaaaagaggtgctgtttcgatcttatgttcatcacaactgcAAGCTGTGGTATGATTTtttcgctaacagttattagcaatgctaacatatactgtatctagcataggtagaatgtgtgatgatttagtttattggcaatggggctaacgcgttatttcatgttcctgactgtgtttcattcaaataaataacctgtgttgtcatgtaaatctacaattcacgatgcatgtttgtccagatctttgtcaggtcaTTTTTTATTAGTTAGCAagatagctaactgaagctgagttgaatcatgatagtttggttgctaagctgtaatgttacccacctaagtcgattgcttcgacaacagaagtggaaacaactaacgttataatttcagatgatatctagtcaatcagttgaaaacagtgttgtgtaggcacaatagatttatttgtacgttttcatttcaagtctccaccttcgatgtttcagtgagtgctgttggccgtgttgcatcTTTGCTCCACTAGCTTCActtgttgtaaaccaaccaatcagcgcgcagctcatctatatattcataccataaaagggagaaaacctctagttttattccagggctatttcacagggtgcattagggcgcatagaacagcacccgggccattttcatcccaaccaatgttacataccctattcagagaccttaaggaacagtgtgaaataccctataaaaatcaataaatgacccctttaacatAAAAAAGTATTGTATGAACATGTTTGTTTCCAGGTGAAGAAATGTAAAGATTTTAGCTAGGTCTAGGATGCAAAACCTTACGAATATAAAATGTTCTCCAAAATGGTGAACCTTGAGATGTTTATGGCCAAAAGGTTCCTGGGTCCTGATATCTGAGAATAACTGTGTTTGCATTCTACTGTCTCACCAGTTGAAACCAAGGATGAAGGTGTGTTTCCTCATTCGGGGAGTTCTGACCAGGTCCATGAAGGAGGCGGTGGAGGAGTGCGCGTTGTCATCCCTCATGGTctggaacacacagaacagacgTCAACATGGATCATGGTCCTGCTGTGCTCACTCACTGAAGTTGTCTTCTCCTTCAGAGTAAAGACTTCTTAGAGGAGGTTTCTCACCTCGATGTTCTTGGAGAGCGTCTTGTTGTTCTCCTTGGCTATGGCTTCGGTGATCTCAACAGCTTTCCTGGCCTTGCCTTGAGAGAGGAGCCACCTGGGAGACTCTGGGATAAACCTGGAAGGACAACACTGaggtcagtgtttgtgtgtgtgtgtgtgtgtttgcatctgtgtgtgtgtgtatatgtggtgtgtgtgtttgcttctgtgtgtgtgtgtgtgtgtgtatgtatgtctcaCCAGTAGTATGCCAGGAAGACAATATAGGGCACAGTGATGACCACCTGTAGCCAGCGCCAGTCTGTGATGTAGTAGgctaggagggggaggatgaggattcCAACGCTGAAGAACATCTGGTAGATCACCCCCACCGTCCTCCGGTACTCCACACCCACTATCTCTGTGACTGAGGGGAGAGGGCACAGCTtagacagactgtgtgtgtgtgtgtgtttgcatgtgtgtgtgtgtgtgtgtttgcatgtgttggggtgtggaggggtcatTTTGTATCTTACTGAGGACATATCCGGCCACCCAGCCTCCTTTTACTCCGAAGCCGTACAGCGTTCTGAAGACCAGCAGGGAGGCGTAGTTTGGAGCGACTGCCACCAGGATACCAGCTATTCCATTAAACAGGTTAGACATCAGGAAactcaccttcctgccaaacctgagagtagagaaagacagagaacgaGACAGATCGGAGGATCGTTCAAAGACAGAAGATCCATTTGGATTGGAATCATTTACAGTAACTACTCTACGATGTACCCTAGATTGACCTCTTTGCCAGGCACAGTAACCAATAGTCAAGTATTACCTGTCAGCCAAGTAGCCAATAGCAATGGAGCCAACCAGGAAGCCAATGTTGAGTGTGGCCTGGTACATGTCCACTAACCAGGCTTGCCCACACACCAGATCAAACTGTAACCAACAGAGGCAACACTTGAGCTTGATGGGTGCCGGAAACCTTaccttaaaaggttaaaagtCGCAAATGTAAATCACCTCGGTTACAAAGGACTCTCGACCATCATAATCATATTCCCAGCCGTTCCTGCAGGTGGTCATGGGAGTTGTCCTGAGGTCTATCTCTGGGTCCAGGCAGCTGAGGCCTGTAGAGTTCCAGTCCAGGTCGTACCTCTCACACTGGCTGTGGACCATCCCCCCAGCAGAGGAGTTCACCAGAGGAACCGTCAGCCTGTTCGGTGGAAAACATAACACTTTACCTTGAACACACTTGGAGCAAATTGTATTCCTCTTCACCTTCAATACTATATTTTTAACAAACCCTAGATGGAATTAGCCTATACATGCAcggtaaaaaaacaacacatagtATTGGAAAACAGTATAACCTTGAGAGTCCACAAACAGATGCATATCTCATTGTCTAACCAAGCAATagactgaaggatgggaggATTGATCTGATACTCATAAACCTGTATTTGAGCCTAGATCGCCTGCGACTGTCTAGAGTACTTGGCTCGGCGACTCGCAGCTGGCACCAAAGCcagtctctcccacacacctggTGGGGATCTCCCAGGCTCCAAAGCCACAGACGGTTCGAGACCTGATGACGTTCCTTGGCATGACTGGCTCCAGCTCAGAATGGGTGAGCGGATCTGCAGCTCTTGTGGCCCCCACTGAGAAACAGGATGAAGGAGGCGGGCCACATGGCACTAAAAGCCAGACTGACGTggacggaggagggagaagaggcctTCAGAGACATCAAACAGACGGCCCCAGcccctgaccctgacacacTATGAGAGAACCTTCCATCTGTATGTCTCAAACCGACTGAACTGTGCCACGGCGATGCTCACACAGTCCTCCGGGGTGGGAGGAAGGAAGCAGCCTGTAGCATACTATTCGTTGGCCCTGTCACCAGTAGAGTTAGCGTTGCCCCCATACTATCAAGGTTTAGTTGTGGTACACCTTATGCATGACAAGGCATCCACACTCAAAAGGGGACACAAggtagaaatacacacacaccaccagtagGACGATCTTTGTTGAACGATGAAAATTTGTACTGACGGAGCCCAGGGTAGGAGCTTACGTCACTCTATTACAAAACCCTGACGTCAGCATAACGACATGCACAACTGCAAACCCATGCTGAGTGTTTGTCCAGAATCTTGAACAACTAATGTCCAGTTCAGCTGAACTGTTGAATCTGTAACATTGAGTAAATGTCTATGCACAATGCTATTGGAGTACTGTGTCTAACTGATGTCGACTGGTAAAAACATATTCTTAGACAAATGTGTttaagactgagagagaaatgGGATTCCTTTTAAAGGCGAAGTAACCATAAATGTTTGTCTGTATTAGATTGTATTACATCTGAAGGGAGGTGACATACCGGTACATGGATAAAGTTTGCTGTTGCTTGTTTATTCCCTTAAGGCCAGGTACTACAGGCAAAAACCCAGATTTTTGTTCAGTTTGTCAATTTGGATATTTTTTGATATTTTGGTTCTATAACCAGTAAACTTTCATAACATTCCACAATTATTGTCAAAAACactttatttttcatttgtatGATTTCATACAACTTTCGCCAAGTAAACAAAACCTTAAATAATGGTCTGTTACCATCTTTTATTATAATTTGTCTCAACAAGTTACTAAATAACTTAAAGGAATTGGATATTGTTGGAAAGCTTATTCTCTCAATCATATGGCTAGCTAAATCATATATTGCTATTTACTTTTTTGGCATggcagtgagaggggggggggaaacagagtGATAGAAAGAACCCGTTCTAACACTTCAAAAAGTTTAACAGCGATTTTCTTAAAATGACATTTAGCACAcgttgtgtgttcagagggaTTTTCAAATATATTTTGTCAATCTCATTTTATGTGGTATTATATACAAGAAAAGAGGCGAAAACTTAGTTTTTTTGCACTTGTCAAGTGCATTTCATCATAATTAACTGAAAAATCATTATTTTGACAAAAGCCTCTGAACAATTCTAACTAGTTAGTTATTGATCCCtttaaaacaaaccaaaacgtTTTCGACTCTTTTCTTGTATATAATACCACATAAAATGAGATtgacaaaatatatttaaaaatccCTCTGAACATGTCTAGATATTCAAGGTACAAAGCAGTATGTAAAATTGTGTGGCTTTCCCTATTATGAGCCAAGAGTTGTCTAACTTGACATGTGTGCTAGATGTCATTTTGAGAAAATTGCTGCTAAACTTAGTGTTAGAAGTGTTAGAAAGggttctctctatcgctctgtgTTCCCCCCTCACTGCCATGACAAAAAAGTAAATTGCAATATATGATTTGGCTAGCCATATGCTTGAGAGAATAAGCTTTTCCAATAATATAcagttatttcttaacttgctgAGACAAATTACAATAAAAGATGGTAACAGACCATGATTTAAGGTTTTGTTTACTTGGCGAAGGTTGTATAAAatcataaaaaaataatttaaaaagtgTTTTTGGCAATAATTGTGGCATGTTATGAAAGTTTACTGGTTATAGAaccaaaataaattaaaaaaatcaAAATTGACAAACATCTGGGTTTTTGCCTGTAGTACCTGGCCTTAAAATAACAGACTAGTTGTAGAGCGGTGGTAAGAAAGAGACTAGGAGATTACCTTAGACCCACTTCCCCTTAAAATAACCTGGTAAACATGTTCTCAACTTCGCTCTCTCTGAAAGGGAGGGGTAATTCAGTCAGATGataccagggctggactgggacaaccCAAAAATcctcagaccggcccaccacaatCGGTCGGACACCACCTACCAGTACACCAAAAGAgttaagagatgtgattgggccagcccagtgtcagtatggaaaatgaaccaaTCGGCCGCTGTCCCTGTTGTATGGGCCGGTCGTTGGCCAATTTTAAGTTtgtaatttttatttatttattattatataaagatttttatatatattaaatatcatATAATATCGGCCCTAAGTGCGTCGATTTTcccggtatgccagattaccagtccaggcctggatGATACCTCTAATTAAGGAACTAGAGTCCCATGGAATCTAAGCATGGAAGTTTCATAAGGAGAGCTAGTCCCGGAATAGATTTGTGTATAAAAATAGAACAGGTGATAGGGACCTTTAGATCAGCTGTTGGGATTCCTTTGGGGAGGGACAATATTTCAGTATAAATATTGGACTGTGTTTTGACTCTGTGCCTTTTTGCCTCTCTGCTCACACTTTCTGCTCATTGCCATCCAAAAGAGGGTTTGTGCTTCCTGGAAAACCTTCTGAAATTTAACCCTGACAATAGCTAATTTCATCACAAAAAATTCTCCACAACACTGTACAATACAGTACAGTCCTACCTGCGAGTGTCAGCCAGGCTCCATCCACAGCTCTGTTTCAGATCCACCACCCCCGGCTCCCGGCACCAGTGCTCAGGGGTGAAGCCCTGGAACACGATGCCCACGTAGACGCCGGCCCAGGGCATGGACACCATGCACAGCAGGGCGAAAATGCGCTTCTGACAGCGGCCGAACTTCCCAGCTTCTTCCAGGATGTCATCAAACGTGGCCATGGTTGGCAGTTAAATCGAGCATGCGGTGTGTAAATCTTCCCCTCTGGGTGTCAATGGTGCGTTTGGGTGTACCTGTATGTGCAGTGCTCCTTCTATATAACATGAATGGGTATGGGTGCTGTGTTTCGGCCcctggctcttaaaagagcagTGCAGAGCAAAGGTCTGGGGGATGGCACAACTCAGGTCACAGCCGAGATCAACAGAGCGTTACAACACATTCTGTACCTCAGATCAAACATGTCAAGAGGTCAAATTCTATACGCAAGCTGCCCGTTTCAGAATAAATCAGTTGAGGTTGGCTTGGCAGAAATCACACATACCACCCACACTTAAGAGTCGATAGCTAACTAGTTTTAATGCTCCATTAACAGAGCACTCAGAAATACAGTATCTGCACTCATCTGCCAGGGTCACACTTCTGGCAGGAAATTTCTAGAACTCCCAATTCCACATCCATTTTATAAGAAACTCCTACTCTACAATATACGGGTGTGTACAAGTTTTCCAACCCGCTTCATGATTTCTGAGTTCATGTTGCAGGTCTAATGCACAAGAGAAGTCACAGGGCAAAAATTGTTTATCTGTTCCCCAACTCTCTTGCAATATTCCTTCTCTTGTTTGACTGATTCAATCTCTTGTCCTGCTGAATCAAAATATATCCTAAACTGTCTGGTCACTTACAGGCATGGCGCTTTTGTGCTCCAACACCTTAAAAGAAAGTTTAGCAAGGTTGAAAAGACCTCAACACTCTTTAAACTATATATTAACTATAACAGATCGAATTACCCTAAATCTCATTAAAGCCCTAGAAATGCACTACTTTCTTACATATATTTCAATGTCCATTAAATCATTTGTTCCAACTAAACATTGGGTGAATAGTTCATTTTGTTTATGAATTCTTTGCAACAAGGGAGGAAGAACTGGGCGAATCTCCCTTATAACAACAGAGGACAAAGGGGGTAACGGCGAATCGTTTTATTCAAATAATGCAATATTTTTAcgtcaacattttaaataggAAAACAGACAAAGCAGTAAAATGTGTTTGAGCACAACGTACAGGAACATAAAGCCCCTCTCAAAGTACCAGCTCACAGAGAAGACTtcctgtcacatgaccagctCCCTGTCACATGatacaacaatcaaatacactCTGGACCAATCTGGGCAGATTTATGCTTACAGCAGAAATagaccacacaaatacacacgatCATCTGTCATCCGTATCAATCAATCTCCCTTTGATTAGGGGTAGCAAGCAGCTAGTGAGTGAAGTTGATGTTAAGGTCTTATCTGGAATCAGCATAGTCCCTAAAAAGCCTAACCTTGACCATTGGGGAAAAGTAAGATGAACCAATTTAGTTGAGGTACCTTTGCCAATCTCAAAGTGCCTTAGTAAGCTCCCAAGTTAGAAGGGACaagcctcacacacagccacaggtCTACTGACTGACTGTCATGATGACCTGTGGAAGTTCTGACCTTGTCTACATTTCCATTGGGCTCAATAAAGTATCTATCTATTTTAATAAAGTTGCTCTTCATCCACTCTTGATTCTTAATCAGAGATGTCCGAACCTAAACAACATACTAGCAGACTGCAGGGATGTATTACTGTTGATTTGACATCATGGCACAACTAAAACCTGCCCAACGGCATTTACAGTGTTACTGTAATACCGCGAAACATACGCGAGTCTCCATTTATGAGGCAGGAGGGCCGCTTTGGCAAAACTCCCCACTACGTTGTATAGAAATACCCTGAATGGTGAACTCTTGTTTTTGGATTGAGTAGCTATATGGCCAAACGCTCTTTCGCTTGCTAACAGAATGTTAGCTTCAACACTGATGCTGAAACACTGCAATCGGACTGAATCCACTCCCAAACTTTACTGGGACCATTTAGTACCTTTAACATTCAAAAGTGAATCCCTAGTCATAGTCCCAAAGCCACCTCTAGACGCTACATCCTATGCATCTTCTTTTAGATCTACGGAAGTGCACAGGACATACGGTGTACAATGGAGGTTTGTACAGTTTATTTGTAATTAGGCCAATGACCAAGATAAGCAAGTGTGGTATGTTTAACATCCTTTGAATGGTAACTGCCTATAAgcttttgtgtggtgtgtgccaaTATGtaaaagtatgtactataactACCTGGTCACAATCATTACTGGGTAAATATAAAGGAACAACAAGTATGtatttaattactttgtcttatatatatatat belongs to Osmerus eperlanus chromosome 8, fOsmEpe2.1, whole genome shotgun sequence and includes:
- the LOC134025445 gene encoding solute carrier family 22 member 2-like gives rise to the protein MATFDDILEEAGKFGRCQKRIFALLCMVSMPWAGVYVGIVFQGFTPEHWCREPGVVDLKQSCGWSLADTRRLTVPLVNSSAGGMVHSQCERYDLDWNSTGLSCLDPEIDLRTTPMTTCRNGWEYDYDGRESFVTEFDLVCGQAWLVDMYQATLNIGFLVGSIAIGYLADRFGRKVSFLMSNLFNGIAGILVAVAPNYASLLVFRTLYGFGVKGGWVAGYVLITEIVGVEYRRTVGVIYQMFFSVGILILPLLAYYITDWRWLQVVITVPYIVFLAYYWFIPESPRWLLSQGKARKAVEITEAIAKENNKTLSKNIETMRDDNAHSSTASFMDLVRTPRMRKHTFILGFNWFTSAVVYQGLIMRLGILGGNVYLDFLISGLVELPAAFLILFTIERIGRRLPFATANIVAGASCIITAFIPDSMFWFKTAVACIGRLGITMAFEMVVFVNTELYPTFIRNLGVSVCSTLCDVGGIVAPFLLYRLAVIWLELPLIIFGCLAFVAGGLVLLLPETRGVPLPDTIDDIEFPNRPKDDTFEDQMSNLLPTDATANKETATV